A genomic segment from Leptospira kirschneri serovar Cynopteri str. 3522 CT encodes:
- the pgsW gene encoding poly-gamma-glutamate system protein — protein MNSFFKNKTWTVLLFLNIISVGFVSVLEFFPLILPVTNLKEKYEASQKTYKTFLKIKELKLSKKIQIDPKLDSYLSGLIGPEISPVTSSAGKLSAKQASIHPDFAAWFVDRFQKAGLKKGDTIAAGISGSFPALNIAFWIASDIMELKVISISSAASSQYGANDPWLLWPDIENLLYKEKIIFQKSVFMSIGGVSDSGIGLGQKGRELILASIRRNGYKYLSSDSFEDSLLKRMDVYNSSPVSLYVNIGGGTVSSGTSLSKKQIPKGVVLSGAEFMELPDSILKTYLDLKIPVLHVSGVEMISKESNMRYSPGKISEPGTSDLIFPKKYNRWLAGFFFVLLSSLIWILSTWISISDPTKEDTILL, from the coding sequence ATGAATAGTTTTTTTAAAAACAAAACTTGGACTGTTCTTCTTTTTTTGAATATTATAAGTGTAGGATTTGTTTCAGTTTTGGAATTTTTTCCGCTTATTTTACCGGTTACAAACCTAAAAGAAAAATACGAGGCGAGTCAAAAAACGTACAAAACATTTTTAAAAATCAAAGAATTGAAACTCTCCAAAAAAATTCAGATCGATCCTAAATTGGATTCGTATTTATCCGGCTTAATTGGTCCAGAAATTTCACCCGTCACTAGTTCTGCAGGAAAACTTTCGGCTAAACAGGCTTCGATACATCCTGACTTTGCGGCTTGGTTTGTGGATCGTTTCCAAAAGGCAGGATTAAAAAAAGGAGATACGATCGCCGCCGGAATTTCCGGTTCTTTTCCTGCATTGAACATAGCGTTTTGGATTGCCTCGGACATTATGGAATTGAAGGTGATTTCGATTTCAAGCGCTGCCTCATCCCAATACGGAGCGAATGATCCATGGCTTTTATGGCCTGATATTGAAAATTTATTATATAAAGAAAAAATTATATTCCAAAAATCTGTTTTTATGTCCATTGGGGGTGTTTCCGATTCGGGAATAGGTCTTGGCCAAAAGGGTAGGGAGTTGATTTTAGCTTCTATTCGTAGAAACGGTTATAAGTATTTATCTTCGGATTCTTTTGAGGATTCACTTTTGAAAAGGATGGACGTATATAATAGTAGTCCCGTTTCTTTGTATGTCAATATAGGAGGAGGGACTGTCTCTTCCGGAACGAGTTTGAGTAAAAAACAAATTCCTAAAGGAGTCGTTTTGTCGGGAGCGGAATTTATGGAATTGCCGGATTCAATTTTAAAAACCTATCTTGATTTAAAAATTCCGGTGCTTCATGTAAGCGGAGTAGAAATGATCTCTAAAGAGTCTAATATGAGATATTCACCCGGAAAAATTTCGGAACCTGGAACTTCGGATCTGATTTTTCCTAAAAAATATAATCGCTGGCTTGCAGGATTTTTTTTCGTTTTATTATCTAGTTTGATTTGGATATTATCAACTTGGATTTCTATTTCGGATCCCACTAAGGAAGACACAATTTTATTGTAA
- a CDS encoding sensor histidine kinase, which produces MDNLDSIEPISIKHYQFFFDLSQDGLAIHSEGKILRANDTLIRMLGYDSIEEVIGKPVLQFVHPRSQGVVRERIQKMSQEGMVVGAIEEEFIRKDGSTLFVEVTATAFFENEVQYFQVVVKNINFRKRMELELERLRSKLKITQERLLGVIEGTKDAICAVDIHFRVIAFNSSFELSFWKLYGKKIEEGNLLPELILDPVERSVVIENWSRALRGEVYTTERAMQGLVQDSAIFEISYSSIRDSSHNLIGATQIIRDITERKHDEEKLKKTLEEKEVMLKEIHHRVKNNLQVVTSLLSLQSEHYGNERISHILKECERRIQSMALIHKELYQSENITKIDFYDYLSTLLVSLLHSFGKEKKVEFKISSKPNFVSIETAIPLGLIVNELATNSLKYAFSDGKDGTISVHLRLDVLESILEVEDNGIGMPEEFDLDKSESLGLKLVGILARQLRGKFILLPPGKEKGTKFQIIFKS; this is translated from the coding sequence ATGGATAACTTGGATTCCATAGAGCCGATTTCAATCAAACACTATCAGTTCTTTTTTGATCTTTCTCAGGATGGTTTGGCGATTCATTCTGAAGGAAAAATTCTAAGAGCAAATGATACATTGATTCGGATGCTTGGTTATGATTCGATCGAAGAGGTGATTGGAAAGCCGGTCCTTCAATTTGTTCATCCAAGATCTCAAGGTGTTGTAAGAGAAAGAATTCAGAAAATGAGTCAAGAGGGCATGGTAGTTGGGGCCATTGAAGAAGAATTCATTCGAAAGGACGGCTCTACCTTATTTGTAGAAGTGACCGCCACAGCTTTTTTTGAAAACGAAGTTCAGTATTTTCAAGTAGTAGTCAAAAATATCAATTTTAGAAAACGAATGGAATTAGAACTAGAAAGGCTTCGTTCTAAACTCAAAATTACTCAGGAAAGACTTCTTGGGGTAATTGAAGGTACTAAAGATGCCATCTGTGCTGTAGATATTCATTTTAGAGTGATCGCTTTTAACTCTTCCTTTGAACTTAGTTTTTGGAAACTCTATGGTAAAAAAATAGAGGAAGGAAATCTACTTCCAGAACTCATCTTGGATCCTGTGGAACGGAGTGTGGTTATCGAAAACTGGAGCCGTGCACTTCGAGGAGAAGTATATACTACCGAAAGAGCGATGCAGGGTTTAGTGCAGGATTCGGCTATATTCGAAATTAGTTATAGTTCTATCCGAGATTCTTCTCATAATCTGATTGGCGCGACTCAGATCATTCGGGACATTACAGAAAGAAAACACGATGAAGAAAAACTGAAAAAAACTTTAGAAGAAAAAGAAGTGATGTTAAAAGAAATTCATCACAGGGTAAAGAACAATCTACAAGTGGTGACTAGTCTTTTGAGTTTACAATCAGAACACTACGGAAACGAAAGGATTTCTCATATTCTTAAGGAATGTGAACGTAGAATTCAATCTATGGCTTTGATCCATAAAGAATTATATCAATCCGAGAATATTACAAAAATAGATTTTTATGATTATCTAAGTACTCTTCTGGTCAGCCTTCTTCATTCTTTTGGAAAAGAAAAAAAAGTGGAGTTCAAAATTTCTTCCAAACCGAATTTTGTTTCTATCGAAACCGCGATTCCATTGGGATTGATCGTCAATGAACTCGCTACCAATTCTTTAAAATACGCTTTTTCTGACGGAAAGGATGGAACGATTTCGGTACATCTTAGATTGGACGTGCTGGAATCTATATTAGAAGTTGAAGATAACGGAATTGGTATGCCAGAAGAATTCGATTTAGATAAATCTGAATCCTTGGGTTTAAAACTTGTGGGAATTCTTGCAAGACAATTGAGAGGTAAGTTCATTCTTCTTCCTCCTGGAAAGGAAAAAGGAACCAAGTTTCAAATTATATTCAAAAGTTAA
- a CDS encoding LIC11435 family protein, with the protein MWNKILLSFILFLISFSIFGEDYLEWKPVPEAGGYLVEIKDSGGRITREKTKSTRFEVNLPPGVYEHRIGVLNKFGRVSVFTDWISFEVILSRAPFINPDSNAKLLKEKLGSHLTVKGDNFTEAMNVTLLLPSGETIKPDFEFVNSKEIKLKIENLNLKNGSYTLSLENPRNKKTAKKGFLILADSEEELAQITKRSEQENQVTSPGIQWGPAIQSSVLPGWGQYNQDKKYKRWIFPILILGAIAFSAERFSAYNSSLSALNQSKTLNQTFFLMNDPTLTSLAAYNYIQGQSDYSNSSSLYNQLNVSLEIIAVLYLLNILDAALVGSTNSESSTSEGKVIPFFKTRRLESIQAERPSGNFFPNSFEFGIKIFL; encoded by the coding sequence ATGTGGAATAAAATTCTTTTATCTTTCATACTATTTTTGATTTCTTTTTCTATTTTTGGAGAAGACTACTTAGAATGGAAACCGGTTCCTGAAGCGGGAGGTTACTTGGTTGAAATCAAGGATTCCGGCGGAAGAATCACCAGAGAAAAAACGAAGTCTACTCGTTTCGAAGTGAATTTACCTCCTGGAGTCTACGAACATAGGATTGGTGTTCTCAATAAATTTGGAAGAGTTTCCGTGTTTACCGATTGGATTTCTTTTGAAGTAATCCTTTCCAGAGCTCCTTTTATCAATCCGGATTCTAACGCTAAACTTTTAAAAGAAAAATTAGGATCTCACTTAACCGTCAAAGGTGATAACTTCACGGAAGCGATGAACGTTACTCTCCTTTTGCCTTCGGGTGAAACAATCAAACCGGACTTCGAATTCGTTAATTCTAAAGAAATCAAACTCAAAATAGAGAATCTAAATCTCAAAAACGGAAGTTATACACTTTCTCTGGAAAATCCTAGAAATAAAAAAACAGCTAAAAAAGGTTTTTTGATCCTTGCAGATTCCGAGGAAGAACTTGCGCAAATCACTAAACGAAGTGAACAGGAAAATCAAGTCACATCTCCGGGAATTCAATGGGGTCCCGCAATTCAATCTTCGGTTTTGCCCGGTTGGGGACAATACAACCAAGATAAAAAATACAAACGTTGGATTTTTCCAATTTTAATTTTAGGAGCAATCGCTTTTTCTGCAGAACGTTTTTCGGCATACAATTCTAGTTTATCAGCTTTGAATCAAAGTAAAACCTTAAACCAAACTTTCTTTTTGATGAACGACCCTACTCTTACTTCCTTGGCGGCTTATAATTATATACAAGGACAATCCGATTATTCAAATTCATCTTCTCTTTACAATCAGCTCAACGTTTCTTTGGAGATCATAGCAGTATTATATTTACTAAACATACTGGACGCCGCTTTAGTTGGGTCCACAAATTCCGAATCATCTACTTCCGAAGGAAAAGTAATTCCATTTTTTAAGACAAGACGATTAGAGTCCATCCAAGCGGAACGTCCTTCCGGAAACTTTTTTCCAAATTCATTTGAATTCGGTATAAAAATTTTTCTATAA
- a CDS encoding ABC-F family ATP-binding cassette domain-containing protein, protein MNLISVDKISKEIGSKVLLNQISFGINEGEKIGILGINGSGKTTLLKMLAGMEVPDSGQILRNKILKIAVLSQSPSFDPNHTIIEHIFSSQSPILKTIRSYESICGRLDLGDSEIEKEYNRLMQEMDRLGAWELESWFRSILKELEILDLNVKMGSLSGGMFKKVVLVQTLIEESNLLVLDEPTNHLDVETILWLQDYLVETKKAILLVTHDRYFLEEVTDRILELESGNLNSFPGNFGFYLEKKAEAEVIREKTEQKEKQFLKKELEWLRRQPKARGTKQKGRTDRALEVLSRKKAGKEIVLDFSVSGKKLGKKILELKNLRKSYHKPIIYGFSYTFKNGERIGVVGPNGIGKSTLLDIIVGREKPDSGDVSVGMNTNFGYFDQVSKELSGDMRVIEYIKKECGVSIKMNDDRVLSAADMLELFLFDTRLQGSYIKNLSGGEKRRLYLVSILMTNPNFLILDEPTNDLDIRTLSVLEEFLAEFDGCVLVVSHDRYFMDRTVDYLFTFQGEGVVEKFPGNYSEYLEYTNYLNKQKEKKELEIKPKEADSTKNKKGMSFQQKKELEVLESEISLLEKEERSLTDILQSGTTKPEELANVGNRLTEIHSVLSLKLNRWEELQNLV, encoded by the coding sequence ATGAATTTAATTTCCGTCGATAAGATTTCCAAAGAGATAGGTTCTAAGGTATTACTCAATCAAATCAGTTTTGGAATTAACGAAGGGGAAAAAATAGGAATTTTAGGAATTAACGGTTCCGGTAAGACTACCCTTTTAAAAATGCTTGCAGGAATGGAAGTTCCTGACAGTGGACAGATCTTAAGGAATAAAATTCTAAAGATTGCGGTTTTGTCTCAGTCACCCTCCTTCGATCCAAATCATACTATCATAGAACATATTTTTTCCAGTCAAAGTCCCATTTTGAAAACGATTCGTTCTTACGAATCAATTTGTGGACGTTTAGACTTGGGCGATTCGGAAATTGAAAAAGAATACAATCGTTTGATGCAGGAAATGGACAGACTCGGAGCTTGGGAACTGGAGTCTTGGTTTCGGTCCATTTTAAAAGAATTAGAGATTCTAGATCTGAATGTAAAGATGGGTTCTTTGTCTGGTGGAATGTTTAAAAAAGTTGTTTTGGTTCAGACTCTGATCGAAGAATCCAATCTTCTAGTGTTAGACGAACCGACCAATCATCTGGACGTGGAAACGATTCTTTGGCTTCAAGATTATTTGGTTGAGACTAAAAAAGCGATTCTACTGGTCACTCATGATCGTTATTTTTTGGAAGAAGTAACGGATCGTATCTTGGAATTGGAAAGTGGAAATCTAAATTCGTTTCCGGGGAATTTTGGATTTTATTTGGAAAAAAAAGCAGAGGCCGAAGTGATCCGTGAAAAAACGGAACAGAAAGAAAAACAGTTTCTTAAAAAGGAATTAGAATGGCTTCGCAGACAACCCAAAGCGAGAGGAACCAAACAAAAAGGCAGAACTGATCGAGCTCTCGAAGTGTTGAGTCGCAAAAAGGCAGGAAAGGAAATCGTTTTGGATTTTTCAGTTTCCGGTAAAAAACTCGGAAAAAAGATTTTAGAACTGAAAAATCTTAGAAAATCATATCATAAACCAATTATATACGGTTTTTCTTATACATTTAAGAACGGGGAACGGATCGGAGTCGTAGGACCGAACGGAATAGGAAAGTCTACACTTCTGGATATAATCGTAGGTCGGGAAAAACCTGATTCCGGAGACGTAAGTGTGGGAATGAATACGAATTTCGGTTATTTTGATCAGGTTTCCAAGGAACTTTCGGGCGATATGAGGGTGATCGAATATATCAAAAAGGAATGCGGGGTGTCGATTAAAATGAACGACGATCGAGTTTTAAGCGCTGCTGATATGTTGGAACTCTTCCTTTTTGATACTAGATTACAAGGTAGTTATATTAAAAATTTATCCGGCGGAGAAAAAAGAAGACTCTATCTCGTTTCGATTCTGATGACTAATCCTAACTTTTTGATTTTGGACGAGCCAACGAACGATTTGGACATTAGAACACTTTCCGTTTTAGAGGAATTTTTAGCGGAGTTTGATGGTTGTGTATTGGTGGTTTCTCATGATCGATATTTTATGGACCGAACCGTGGATTATCTTTTTACTTTTCAGGGAGAGGGAGTTGTAGAAAAATTTCCAGGAAACTATTCCGAATATTTAGAATATACTAATTATCTAAATAAGCAAAAAGAAAAAAAAGAATTGGAGATTAAACCTAAAGAAGCTGATTCTACTAAAAATAAAAAGGGGATGAGTTTTCAACAGAAAAAGGAATTAGAAGTTTTGGAGTCCGAAATTTCATTGTTGGAAAAAGAAGAACGTAGTCTTACGGATATTTTGCAATCCGGAACCACAAAACCGGAAGAGTTAGCCAACGTTGGAAATCGTCTAACGGAGATTCATTCTGTCTTATCTTTAAAATTGAATCGTTGGGAAGAGCTTCAAAATCTAGTTTAA
- the pgsC gene encoding poly-gamma-glutamate biosynthesis protein PgsC → MEILTLSIGVGILFGFFLWEKTGLQPGGWVVPGYVALFLSDPWLIIVLVLSSVLTFYIYRISEFWFLSFGQRKTVFILVLSILISVCVRFIIELFLESKSDFESKTIGYIVPGLIALSAEKQGVPRTLSAILICSVLVRLFLIFLFGEVSVL, encoded by the coding sequence TTGGAAATTTTAACGTTATCGATCGGAGTTGGTATTCTATTTGGTTTTTTCCTTTGGGAAAAAACGGGACTTCAACCTGGAGGTTGGGTAGTTCCGGGTTACGTTGCTCTTTTTTTATCGGATCCTTGGTTGATTATAGTTTTGGTTTTGAGTTCCGTTCTTACATTTTATATTTATCGAATTTCCGAATTTTGGTTTTTGAGTTTTGGTCAAAGAAAGACCGTTTTTATTTTAGTTCTTTCTATTTTGATTTCGGTGTGTGTTCGTTTTATTATAGAATTATTTTTAGAATCTAAAAGTGATTTTGAATCTAAGACGATAGGATATATCGTTCCAGGATTGATCGCTCTTTCTGCTGAAAAACAAGGTGTTCCCAGAACCTTATCAGCGATTCTTATCTGTTCCGTTTTAGTTCGTTTATTTTTGATCTTTTTATTCGGTGAAGTTTCTGTTCTATGA
- a CDS encoding alpha/beta fold hydrolase, which translates to MKNFRSSSNPKSIQIPIGNSQVLAAEIFGEFPISKNSAPPVICIHGLTGNLKNFTPLAKDLVKQGLTVITYDLRGRGQSSKPQTQYSQDLHAKDLKSLLDFLKIKKANLLAHSLGCWISLTFGKNHPERTDKICLIDGGGQLSFKRKLSSLLMIQESLQRLGKSFSSREIYLELAKKSPIFSSWNKDIEDFLNYELEEIYENGSVQYKCNIPIYVIDSELKSLGGAFKPWHIPFQILRNPISNFRIFNKNKLLPYSQIHSPVLVIQAGKYNFQKGDELLPETAIDVFKKKLKKVVFLTLPDKNHYETILLPDLKRDETISWFFQNFNPL; encoded by the coding sequence ATGAAAAACTTTCGTTCTTCTTCAAACCCAAAATCGATCCAAATTCCAATCGGAAATTCCCAAGTTTTAGCCGCGGAAATTTTTGGAGAATTTCCGATCTCTAAAAACTCTGCTCCACCAGTAATCTGTATTCACGGTCTTACAGGGAATCTTAAAAATTTCACCCCTCTTGCAAAAGATTTAGTAAAACAAGGTCTTACAGTAATCACGTATGACCTGAGAGGCAGAGGTCAATCTTCCAAACCGCAAACTCAATATTCCCAGGATCTACATGCAAAAGATCTAAAGTCCTTATTAGATTTTTTAAAAATTAAAAAGGCAAATTTACTCGCACATTCCTTAGGTTGTTGGATTTCTCTCACATTTGGAAAAAATCATCCCGAAAGAACGGACAAAATTTGTTTGATCGATGGAGGAGGACAACTTTCCTTCAAAAGAAAACTTTCCAGCTTACTCATGATCCAAGAATCTCTACAACGTCTAGGAAAATCGTTTTCATCCAGAGAAATTTACTTAGAACTCGCTAAAAAATCTCCAATTTTTAGTTCTTGGAATAAAGACATAGAGGATTTTCTAAACTACGAATTAGAAGAAATTTATGAGAACGGCTCCGTTCAATACAAATGCAATATTCCGATTTACGTGATCGATTCCGAATTAAAAAGTCTGGGAGGTGCATTCAAACCCTGGCATATTCCATTCCAAATTTTACGAAACCCAATTTCAAATTTTAGAATATTCAATAAAAATAAATTACTTCCTTACTCCCAAATCCATTCTCCGGTTCTCGTTATCCAGGCCGGAAAATATAATTTTCAGAAAGGAGACGAACTACTCCCAGAAACTGCGATCGACGTTTTTAAGAAAAAACTTAAAAAAGTAGTGTTCCTTACCTTACCGGATAAAAATCACTATGAAACGATTCTTCTTCCCGATCTTAAAAGGGACGAAACCATCTCTTGGTTTTTTCAAAATTTCAATCCCCTTTGA
- a CDS encoding PAS domain-containing hybrid sensor histidine kinase/response regulator yields the protein MTSLRSDSNFLILNSSGEIITWNFYKPLQEFESNLERKIHPSQWNWAVSDSWTSVWKKAKSPRKKTSFLKVSYITQKKEPLDLEVKIVFLENNHILLLFFTNFEFYFSETPSIFLQDSELRSTIFQKSANAILLLDPDKDLILEINQTASKYFEIQNQSEILNLPFSNLLAQDFTHSEYISRKKKILSGETPSWDLEFKTFRGKKFWGNTSCRMISTHLNKIILVQIKDITEKVNTRKSLLEQAGTIAEHEANLNAIIENSEAMIWSIDKNYKLLIFNSQFQNVMQDFYHSEISAGFNLFQKELPTEIAKYWKEFYDRALSGEKLSVARKRPNQDGTFVFSELSFHPIRNTEYEITGVSAISVDITDKKLAEEKFRLLFERSSEPHVLYDDSGIFECNPATLRMLRCPDKKLVLGKHPIHFSVETEKEKTNELESIALEKGSYTFEWVYKRFNEEEFSVEVTLIPIIIHQKRVFLSVWHEITERKVYEDSLKRAKEIAEAASKAKTDFLAMMSHEIRTPLNGVIGTVSLLEGTSLNAEQKEYLDIIKSSGQNLLILLNDILDLSRIESGQLKLEIQPVSPEKLTNEVVSLFRPMAEEKGLTVESEISPNVPNWIISDPYRLRQVLTNLIGNSIKFTEKGKIHLSVEAEKFPNDKFRLIFHVKDTGIGIAEEKLELLFRAFSQVDSSTTRKYGGSGLGLTISKKLAELMKGEITVKSQVNLGSEFSLSILTEKLEYEIPAGIQELHSKNLATSAVISIQEFHFKEQIKKFCERNGFSVKTTRTAKETIRMIGEEERIGVFLTDLNFPDMNLPEMLNELKKQNPSLKLTIILFMEKELKDSYYLVTNGLFNRPGFQIFMMFKPILLEELSKNFEKAFPIKVLKKEKQNENKKFLSEKIPLQILLVEDNVINQKIALRLLTKLGYNAESALNGLEAIEKLKTKNYDLIFMDIQMPEIDGYETTFQIRKDFGKSKPVIVAMTANAMEGDREKCLEAGMNAYISKPIQIQDIESTIVLLFQP from the coding sequence ATGACTTCTTTACGATCCGACTCTAATTTTCTAATTCTAAATTCCTCCGGAGAAATAATCACATGGAACTTTTACAAACCACTTCAGGAATTTGAATCGAATTTAGAGAGGAAAATTCATCCTTCCCAATGGAATTGGGCAGTCTCAGATTCGTGGACATCGGTTTGGAAAAAAGCTAAATCTCCTAGAAAAAAAACTTCATTTTTAAAAGTAAGTTATATCACTCAAAAAAAAGAACCCTTAGATTTAGAAGTTAAGATCGTATTTTTAGAAAACAATCATATTCTGCTTTTATTTTTTACAAATTTTGAATTCTATTTTTCAGAAACCCCAAGTATCTTTTTACAAGACTCAGAACTTCGTTCTACGATCTTTCAAAAATCAGCAAACGCGATCCTACTTTTAGATCCGGATAAAGATCTGATTCTTGAAATCAATCAGACCGCAAGTAAGTATTTTGAAATCCAAAACCAATCCGAAATTCTAAATCTTCCTTTTTCAAACTTGCTGGCTCAGGATTTTACTCATTCAGAATACATATCCAGAAAAAAGAAAATTTTATCTGGAGAAACTCCTTCCTGGGATTTGGAATTTAAAACGTTTCGAGGTAAGAAGTTTTGGGGGAACACCTCTTGTAGAATGATTTCCACTCATCTAAATAAAATCATTTTGGTTCAGATCAAAGATATTACGGAGAAAGTCAATACTCGAAAATCTCTTTTAGAACAAGCGGGAACCATTGCAGAACACGAAGCAAATCTGAACGCGATCATTGAAAATTCGGAAGCGATGATATGGTCTATAGACAAAAATTATAAATTACTTATATTCAATTCTCAATTCCAAAACGTAATGCAGGATTTTTATCACTCAGAAATTTCTGCCGGTTTTAACTTATTTCAAAAAGAACTTCCCACGGAAATCGCAAAATATTGGAAAGAATTTTATGACAGAGCGTTATCCGGTGAAAAATTAAGCGTAGCTAGAAAAAGACCAAATCAAGACGGAACTTTCGTTTTTAGCGAACTTTCTTTTCATCCTATACGAAATACAGAATATGAAATTACCGGAGTCAGCGCTATTTCTGTGGACATTACGGATAAAAAATTAGCGGAAGAAAAATTCAGACTCTTGTTTGAACGTTCAAGCGAACCTCACGTTTTGTATGATGATTCCGGAATTTTCGAATGTAACCCCGCGACACTGAGAATGCTTCGATGTCCGGATAAAAAACTAGTCTTAGGAAAACACCCAATCCATTTTTCGGTCGAAACGGAAAAAGAAAAAACAAATGAATTAGAATCTATCGCTCTCGAAAAAGGCTCTTATACCTTCGAATGGGTATACAAACGTTTTAATGAAGAAGAATTTTCGGTGGAAGTCACTTTGATCCCGATCATCATCCACCAAAAAAGAGTTTTTCTTTCGGTCTGGCACGAAATTACAGAACGAAAAGTATATGAAGATTCTCTAAAACGTGCCAAAGAAATTGCGGAAGCGGCTTCCAAAGCAAAAACGGACTTTTTAGCAATGATGAGTCACGAAATTAGAACCCCTCTCAACGGAGTCATCGGAACGGTAAGTCTTTTAGAGGGAACTTCTTTAAACGCAGAACAAAAGGAATACTTAGACATTATCAAATCGAGCGGACAGAATCTTCTCATTTTGTTAAACGACATTCTAGATCTTTCCAGGATCGAATCTGGACAACTCAAACTAGAAATACAACCTGTATCCCCTGAAAAACTTACAAACGAAGTGGTAAGTTTATTTCGTCCTATGGCTGAAGAAAAAGGTCTTACGGTCGAATCTGAAATTTCTCCTAACGTTCCCAATTGGATCATTTCCGATCCGTATAGACTGAGACAGGTACTAACCAATCTTATCGGAAACTCTATTAAGTTTACTGAAAAAGGAAAAATTCATCTGAGTGTGGAAGCCGAAAAATTTCCGAATGACAAATTCAGACTTATCTTTCATGTAAAAGATACCGGAATCGGTATTGCAGAAGAAAAATTAGAACTTCTTTTCAGAGCTTTTAGTCAGGTAGATTCCTCCACTACTCGAAAATACGGAGGTTCCGGATTGGGTCTCACCATCAGTAAAAAATTAGCGGAATTGATGAAAGGAGAAATTACCGTAAAAAGCCAAGTAAACTTAGGTTCTGAATTTTCACTTTCTATCTTAACGGAAAAATTAGAATACGAAATTCCTGCAGGAATTCAAGAACTACATTCTAAAAACTTAGCGACTAGCGCTGTCATTTCTATTCAAGAATTCCACTTTAAAGAACAGATCAAAAAATTCTGCGAAAGAAACGGTTTTTCGGTTAAGACGACTAGAACCGCCAAAGAAACAATTCGAATGATCGGAGAAGAAGAAAGAATCGGTGTATTTCTTACCGATCTAAACTTTCCGGATATGAATTTACCCGAGATGTTAAACGAACTTAAAAAACAAAATCCTTCTCTAAAACTTACGATCATTCTTTTTATGGAAAAGGAACTAAAGGATTCCTATTATCTAGTCACCAACGGTCTATTCAACCGACCTGGATTTCAGATTTTTATGATGTTCAAACCGATTCTTTTAGAAGAACTGAGTAAAAATTTCGAAAAAGCCTTTCCTATTAAAGTTCTTAAAAAAGAAAAACAAAATGAAAATAAAAAATTTCTCTCCGAAAAAATTCCTCTTCAAATTCTTTTAGTAGAAGACAACGTAATCAATCAAAAGATCGCCCTTAGACTTCTCACAAAATTGGGATATAACGCAGAAAGTGCGTTAAACGGCTTGGAAGCAATCGAAAAACTGAAAACAAAAAATTACGATTTGATCTTTATGGACATTCAGATGCCGGAAATAGATGGATACGAAACTACCTTTCAAATCAGAAAAGATTTTGGAAAATCGAAACCGGTGATCGTAGCAATGACGGCTAACGCGATGGAAGGAGATAGAGAAAAATGTTTAGAGGCAGGTATGAACGCATACATCTCTAAACCGATCCAAATTCAAGACATAGAATCCACGATCGTTCTTTTATTTCAGCCTTAA
- a CDS encoding cyclic nucleotide-binding domain-containing protein: protein MQHTKEEILKQIYLFSNFTEDELSSIAEKTEYKVYEQGDSIFHEGNEAKAFFVVIYGTLKVLTSTEKGDDVNVTTIATGDHFGELPFLDPGKRSASVEAMERSELLRIPYDHLKAVFEKDSNASLKFYQAISHFLAKRLRMLTHDLAYARELRKRYTI from the coding sequence ATGCAACATACGAAAGAAGAAATTTTAAAACAGATTTATCTTTTCTCCAATTTTACGGAAGACGAATTAAGCTCTATTGCGGAGAAAACGGAATATAAGGTTTACGAACAGGGTGATTCGATTTTTCACGAAGGGAACGAAGCGAAAGCCTTTTTCGTAGTGATTTACGGGACTCTTAAGGTACTTACTTCCACTGAAAAAGGGGACGACGTCAACGTGACTACGATTGCAACGGGAGATCATTTTGGTGAATTGCCGTTTTTAGATCCGGGTAAACGTTCTGCATCTGTAGAAGCGATGGAAAGATCTGAACTTTTGAGAATTCCTTACGATCATTTAAAAGCGGTTTTTGAAAAGGATTCCAATGCTTCGTTAAAATTTTATCAAGCGATTTCTCATTTTTTGGCGAAACGTTTGAGAATGTTGACTCACGATTTAGCCTACGCACGAGAACTTAGAAAAAGATATACGATTTGA